The genomic region GGGCGTGGGTGCCCTCGACCTCGTGATCGACGGCCTTGCCCAGGTCGTGGAGCAGGCCGGCGCGGCGGGCCAGGCGTTCATCGAGGCCGAGGTCGGCGGCCATCATCCCGGCCAGGTAGCTGACCTCCTTGGAGTGCTGGAGGACGTTCTGGCCGAAGCTCGTGCGGTAGTGCAGCCGGCCCAGCAGGTTGACGACCTCGGGGTGCAGACCCTGGATGCCGGTATCGAGGGCGGCCTGCTCGCCGGCCTCGCGCAGGGTGGTCTTCATCTTGGCCTGGGTCTTGGCGACGACGTCCTCGATGCGGCCGGGGTGGATGCGGCCGTCGAGGACCAGCTTCTCCATCGTCTGACGGGCGATTTCGCGCTTGATGGGGTCGAAGCCGGAGAGGATGACGGCCTCCGGAGTGTCGTCGACGACGACGTCGATGCCGGTGGCCATTTCGAAGGCCCGGATGTTGCGGCCCTCGCGACCGATGACCCGGCCCTTCATCTCGTCGTTGGGGAGCTGGACGACGCTGACGGTGACCTCGCTGACCTGGTCGGCGGCCAAGCGCTGGACGGAGTCGGTGATGATCCGGCGGGCCTCGTCCTCGGCCCTGGCCAGAGCCTCATCGCGGATCTCCTTGATCAGACGGGCGGATTCGTGTTCGACCTCGGCGCGCAGGTTGTCGAACAGCAGATGCTTGGCTTCGGCGGCGCTCATCCCGGAAAGCTCCTCGAGGGTCCGTGTCTGTTCCTCGATGATCCGTTCGGCCCTGTCCTCCTGAGCCTTGAGGGCGGCCTCGCGGTCCTCGAGTTTCTTCTGCTGCCCCTTGAGGTCCTCGTGGCGCTCATCGAGCTCGACGGAGCGTTTGTCCAGGGTGGCTTCTTTCGAGGTCAGCCATTTCTCGATCCGCTGGAGCTCGGAGCGGTGCTGGTCGGCCTGTTTTTCGGCCTCCTGCTTGATCCGCAGGGCCTCGTCCTTGGCCTCGACCTTGGCTTCACGGACGATGGTCTTGCCCTCGGCCTTGGCGTTCTTGACGATGTCGTCGGCCAGCTTCTCGGCGGATTTGAGCTGACGGGAGGAAACCAGGCGGCGCAGTTGCCAACCGATAAAAGCCGCGATGAGCGCCGATCCGATGATGATCAGCACACCGGGCCAGGATCCTATCAACAAGACGATCACCCCTTCATGCCTCGCCGCGGGCGGCCTGCGGCGCCGTCGACGAGGTGATGACCGGAAACATGAACGGCGGACGCGACGTCCGACCGGCTGAGTTACCACACCAACCGGTTGGGATACGCCGAGAAGCGCCCAACAGTTGCGCTGGAAATCAACGGGAGCGTTCGTACCGCGGGATGCGGTCGGGGGGAAGTGTGCGGGGCGGGTCGTGGAGGGACGGGAGCCTCAGTACAGTCGTCGGCGTGGTTTACCCGGCGGGCCGGGCGGCCGCGCGCGGGTCGGGCTTACGATGTGTGGTTGACGATGCATCCGGTTCCGGTGTTGTAAGCTCGCGATCGACAACGGGTGACGGGCTTTCCGATGATAAACAGCTTTAAACCGTCGCTGAGACGGTTGATCCACGACAGGCGCCTCGACTCAACCCGGCTATACCGCCCGGTTACGGGATGCGAACGAACCTCGGGGTCCGTCGACAAATCCACCGCGGCAGTTGCCTGTCCCGCGGCTGGAGCCGAAAAATATCGGTCGCAAGCCGCGGGCAACGGACCGCTTGGGACCGCTAAGTCGAACGTCAAGACTATGATAGCACCGAATCCCGCTAAAAGCAAAGAATTATCGTCCACTTAATGACAAATGGTGTCACGGTGGTTCTTTATCATTGTTACTGACGGTGAGCTGTGCTACCATACTTGTATATTCATCACAGGAGGACTTTACCCGGTGAACGCCAATCTGATTGAAGCCGTAATTTTCGATATGGACGGAGTGCTGGTGGACTCCGAACCCCTGCAGTACGAGGCTTACCGCCGGGTGTTCGCCGATCACGGCGCCGTGGTCGAACGCGATGAATTCATCCGGCTGTGGGTCGGCCGGGGCAGTGTGCTCCACGAACACATTGAGCGTCACGACCTGCGGGTCTCCGTCGAGGAGGTCCGCTTGGCAAAGAAGACGGTCTACGACGAGCTGGTGCGCGAAAAACTCAAGCTGCGCCCCGGATTGCTGGGACTGCTGCGCCGGCTGCACCGCCAACTGCTCACCGCTCTGGCCTCCAGCGCCCACCCCGATTCCGTCAGCGTAGTCCTGGAAAAGTTCAAGCTGACCGAATACTTCGACGCCATCCTCACCGGCGGCGACGTCAAACACAACAAACCCCATCCCGAGATCTATCTCAAGGCCGCCGAACGCCTGGGCGTCGCCCCGGAGCAATGCCTGGCGCTGGAGGACTCGACGGCGGGGGTCGCCTCGGCAAAGGAGGCCGGGATGCGCGTCATCGCCCTGCCCCACGAGTACACCCGGAGCCAGGACTTCAGCCGGGCCGACCTGTTGATCACCGACCTGCGAAACCTGCGACTGCGACTGGGGCAACGCCGCAGCGACCGCCCCACCGCCGAACCCGAATGAGCCAATCCGATCCGCGCCGAACGAACAATACGCAAAACATAACGAGGCTTCCAGCCTCGTTTTCTCAATCGAGGCTCGCCGGCACTCAAGATGCCCCCCCGACGCGACCAGCGAAAACGACCCACGATAACCAACCGAGACGCGCCTAGGCACCCGCCGGAACTGGCACGGTTTTTGCATCTCGGCGACCGTTCCGGACGATGATAACGGTCGGCCTCCGCAAAAACCGTGCCAGTTCCGGCGGGCCGGGGTTGTGTGAACGCCGGCGGGTCGTTTTCGCTGGTCGCGCCGGTGGTTATCGAACCGCTCACAGCAGTGTTCGCCGAGATAGAGCAAGCCGGAGGGCCGCGCAGCCCTCCGGCGTCGGAGTATGGATTGTAGCGGAGTGATACTCAGTTTCCCAGGCCGTACTTTTTCAGCTTGTACTGCATGGCGCCGCGGCCCAGACCGAGGCGGCGGGCGGCCTCCTGGGCCACGCCGTCGGCTTCGGCCAGGGCGCGTTCGAGGAGGCGGCGTTCCAGACGCTCGACGGCGGTGGTTAAGTCCACGGAGCGGGGCGGCGGCGGGGGCCAGTCCGCGGTCGCGGCGTCGTCGGTCCGCTGGAAGGAGTGGGGCAGGTCGGCCGGGGTGATCTCGCCGCCGGGTGCCAGCAGGACCAGGCGCTGACAGAGGTTATTGAGTTCGCGAACGTTGCCCGGCCAGGGGTGGGCGGAGAGCAGGCGTTCGGCGGCCGGTGTCAGGCGCTTGGGTTCGACGTCGTACTCGGCGGCGGCGCGCTTGA from Candidatus Coatesbacteria bacterium harbors:
- the rny gene encoding ribonuclease Y, whose translation is MIVLLIGSWPGVLIIIGSALIAAFIGWQLRRLVSSRQLKSAEKLADDIVKNAKAEGKTIVREAKVEAKDEALRIKQEAEKQADQHRSELQRIEKWLTSKEATLDKRSVELDERHEDLKGQQKKLEDREAALKAQEDRAERIIEEQTRTLEELSGMSAAEAKHLLFDNLRAEVEHESARLIKEIRDEALARAEDEARRIITDSVQRLAADQVSEVTVSVVQLPNDEMKGRVIGREGRNIRAFEMATGIDVVVDDTPEAVILSGFDPIKREIARQTMEKLVLDGRIHPGRIEDVVAKTQAKMKTTLREAGEQAALDTGIQGLHPEVVNLLGRLHYRTSFGQNVLQHSKEVSYLAGMMAADLGLDERLARRAGLLHDLGKAVDHEVEGTHAQIGADLARRYGEKPRVVNALECHHGRVEPTTPEAVLVMAADALSAARPGARRETLDLYIKRLTSLEEIANSFSGVERSFAIQAGREIRIIVDPGEMDDVGADEMSHAVARRIEKEMEYPGKIRVTVIREHRATSYAS
- a CDS encoding HAD-IA family hydrolase — protein: MVSRWFFIIVTDGELCYHTCIFITGGLYPVNANLIEAVIFDMDGVLVDSEPLQYEAYRRVFADHGAVVERDEFIRLWVGRGSVLHEHIERHDLRVSVEEVRLAKKTVYDELVREKLKLRPGLLGLLRRLHRQLLTALASSAHPDSVSVVLEKFKLTEYFDAILTGGDVKHNKPHPEIYLKAAERLGVAPEQCLALEDSTAGVASAKEAGMRVIALPHEYTRSQDFSRADLLITDLRNLRLRLGQRRSDRPTAEPE